From Myxocyprinus asiaticus isolate MX2 ecotype Aquarium Trade chromosome 47, UBuf_Myxa_2, whole genome shotgun sequence:
TATACCATATATTCTTTAGTTGTACAGAAAGTTTGCACAAGAGTATTAAAGAACGACTTCTGGAATGATGTGTGTCTATTCATAGTTCGATTGGCTCTGACAGCAGTGATGGGCGTGGTCGGGGGCGTGGTCCTAGTGATGAGCTGGTGGCGGTTTGGTTCCGTCATGGTTTGCGTGTTGGTGGTCGGACTCATTCTTGGATTTCTTGTCTCTTCTATCGTCTTTTTCACTCCACTTGGTAAGAAAACACCTTCTTCTCTGAATTCAGCATCTGTTTGTTCCTTTCCATCTTTGCAATGAGCACAATTATCTTTATCTTTCTAGCaaatttaaccttttttttttttaggtgaccTTCCCGTATTCCATAATGATGTGGTGTTTTGGGTTGTGTTTACCTGCATCATGGTGGTTGTTCCTTTATTCTTTATCAGGTGGCCCAGAGAGGTGAGATACACATCCTACAAAATACACTCAGCTTTACAAATACACACCGATGTATgtgcatatgtttgtgtgtttcaggGCAATATAACCACGTGTGGAGTGGTTGGTGCATATGTAGTGGTCCTAACTGTCAACGCGTACACCTACACCAGTCTCTCCTACATCACACTAGACGTTCTCAAACGCTTCCTCAACCACAACTTCAGTCGAGCGTTCATCTCTGTTCCGTTGCAGGACATCGGTAGGTCTGACACTCAAACTCTTGATATTTTTGCCGTAATAatgcaacagcatttgtggcgtaatgtcgattaccacaaaacattttttcccctttttcacccaatttggaatggccaattccttacgcgcttttaagtcctcgtggtcgcatagtgatttgcctcaatctgggtggcggatgatgaatctcagttgcctccgcgtctgagaccgtcaatccacgcatcttatcatgtggcttgttgagtgtgttaccacggagacatagcgcttctggaggcttcacgccatccaccgcggcatccacgttcaactcaccacatgccccaccgagaatgaaccacattatagcgaccacgaggaggttaccccatgtgactctaccctccctagcaaccgggccaatttggttgcttaggagacctggctggagtcattcagcacaccctgggattcgaactagcgaactagggaacgccaggggtggtagccagcgtagagctacccaggccccctgtccctccttttcttaataaaagcacacttacaatggaagtcaatggggccaatccataaatgtttaaacactcgctgtttcaaaagtatagacacaatatgtgtgtaaacatgattctactgtgataaaatcacttactaaccacatctgtggaaagttatagccaatttagccatgacgatgtaacgccatAAATGGCTGTTAAAAATAACAATGTAAACAACTtcacagatcaaataatacacaagttttaacagaagaattaatgtaagtgctttagtaaaattataagcgtcacatttctgcctttaaacactccaaaaattggccccattgacttccattgtaaataacaaatatattaaacattataccacaaatgctttcgattgagcttaacttctgttgaacccagaatattcctaagATAAGTACACTATATCTAAGTCTAGGTAAACTCTTATATACCTGTATATTATATATCTGTTAATGGTCCAATCAGGCAGAGTTGATCTCAGAATGGCATTAATTGGCCAGCTTGTCACTAATGAATCAGATGTCTCTcatgctttcttctgcagatttcATCATGATCACCTTGTGGGTGGTTCTCGGGATTTCTGGCATCGTGGTGCAGCTGTATCGCGAGCGGTCACACCCGTTTTTCCCGCCAAGCCCGTATGTGATGTGGAAGCAGGAACGAGAGCGCAGGAAGACCAACGTTCTGGACCCCAGTTACCACAAACCCTCTCTCCCTGCCCGAATCCTCAACCGTGTTCGCCAGCTCACGCGTCGCACAGAACCAGCCGGCGAAAGCACGCCCCTCCTCCTCTAACCCTTAACTTATGACTTTTGAGCATTGTGTTAGAAAAGACGTTTTTCCCCTCCAGATATTTGGCCCTCAGTCCTGTGGAGATGGTTTAGATAACCGTAATGAGGATGCTGCTGGAGGTCACAGCACGTTGGTGTCAGACTGAGCATGTGCACTTGTGTGTGATGGGTTCTTATGCGTAGGTTCCAGAATCCAGAGTATGCACTTTCTGTCAATGCTGAATGCCATTCTCTGACCAATCAGCTCGCTGGGATTTGATGACGTCAAATATGTACTGTTTACCCATTGGTTGATTGTTGTTTAAATATACAGCTGCAACAGAGTGATTTTAGATGCATTTTACATAACTCGAGGGAATGTTAATTCAAGCTACCACATGTGCCACAGATTGTTACATTTAGTCcaggaaatatttttaaaagtttttatattAGGTCTTTGTACGTACAGGGTGTCCGCACAACATTTTGAGATTCAGAATGAGTGAGGATTTTAAAAGACATGCAAAAGAGTTTTGtgactgtttattttttcatgtttaccCTTATAATGAATGTATAGCACTCTGTGAGCTCAGACCAAATGAAGCAGCATTCATTAGTATGGCTGATGTTTGTGTAGATGTTCTGATGACGACGTCCTTTTGGGTTCCTGCGGGTGTCTGTAGATCCTCAAAGAGTCCTGAGAGGTTTGGATTTGGTGGTGATAATAATGAGCATATTTTGGCAGAATTCCTGCGAGAACGTGACTGCTGCTTCACTGCACTGCTGTAATGCACACAATAACTAGGGTTTTAAATGCAGGTTTATTTTGAGTGTGAATATTTGGAATCTGTAGAATTCCAAAGTTTGTTCCAGCTGTTGTTTGAAGGCCAGCAGAGAAGCTTTAAAGTTTAAAGCATTCTCTTTTTCCATCCTTTATAACGGAACGTGTAGCTCTTGTGGAGACACAAGCCCAAGTTAAATGTTTTCTGTAAGATCAGGTACTGAAGTTTCTCCTCTCAGGGTTTCTTTGTGTAATTACAAATCAAACATCTTATTAAAGTGTTTCCCAATCCTGACCCTGGAGTGCCCCAACaccacacattttggatgtctgcTGAATCTAACTCACCTGTTTCAACTCACCAGCTCGTTAGTAGAGGCTCcatgacctgaattgggtgtgtcaatTAAGAGAGAGGTGTTGTTTGGCCTTCTGGaccaggattgagaaacactgttctAAGCAATTTAAAACGttacatgttaaaataatgttttaaaatggtagcaatatgtttttttgtttgaaaaatgattCTCTAAACaactaaaatgttaaataaagttGTAAAGTTTGTGCCAGAAttctgatttttattattattattattattatttggttacttAGTCAACATGAAAGTGCATTGGCAACCCATTTCACATCAGTAGTACAACTTGTATCCAAGTGAACCAGGAAACAGTACGCTGAAAACCTCAATAAGTTGTCTCTACTCAAATGcattgagtaatggtgtctccaaaacttgtgtgattaagttcacttaacttggtgatcaTGTAGAATTAACTTAAGCTAAAtaaatgcaagtagacttaactcaaatttgctattttaatgttgttgtttctacttaataattttaattaaatggaCTGAAATTTAGGCCATACAATAACACATCTTCAgtaaagattataactgattctaggtcagtcatcAAATAGATGTATTTCTTCACAGAAATGGTACAGTACACGTATACTTCAGTTGCAcgtgcacaaggagaactgatagtgttaacagggtccaacttgaccaaaggggacacagattcCCCAAATGGTGACCAGGGGCGTGTCCAGGTTTTTTTTGCACGGGGTGGCAAGGGGGGGCGGGGGGGCAAGAGTAGAGTATGGGGTGGCAGCCAGTGCCATCCTTCTGACCCCGCCCCtgatggtgacatcacacgaaacaactatttgcaacaaaacagcaTATATTAAATAAGCTAAAACCTCTGTGAattttaaataacaaatatttaaatcTAAATAAGTTCCCTTTTACCAAGGAATCATAATTCAATAATTTAAGCGCAaggcattatgggtattccccatagccaaaattttggactcAATCATTTGAGctaacaattaaaatattaagtctaaatatttttatgaaaaataagttcaaggaacatagatatttgagcttatgagcccaaaacttggcATTTCAAGTtaagtttaattaagacaacttgttTTATCCAGTAATGACAGCATTTGGGTTTACAGTGTAGAAATCCCGTTAATGTTTTAACAATAACTTGTAAacttaccgtgagctctgaggttgttaatcaatggcatacgcttctgttgaagacatcagtctgttttatttcaacttcatttgaaaaacaaatcttGTTTAATAGTGGCatctctggtgaagaactacactacccatgatcctaaagaGAAACGAtcctttgcaatgcttcatgggattatagATCATTccctccttaaaggaatattccagattcagttcaagttaagctcaatcgacagtatttgtggcataatattgattaccataaaaattaatttcgactcgtccctccttttctttaaatgtgtgttccagtgggacacttacaatggaagtcaatggggtcaataatctgtaaacattaaaatactcactgtttcaaaagtatagacacaagacataaacaatatgtgtgtaaatatgattttagtgtgataaaatccattatatccaattttactactttgttgccatgacgacgaaaCGCCATAATCCCTAAAACAACCATCAAAGCTACCATTTATAAAAATTAGACTTAAGGAAATACGAATTGTtgcacgtttccatccactacgtaatgtGCATTAGcatgggtgtaatgcattactaagtaatgcattacacccatgactatcacccctggagttgcgagtttgaatccagggcgtgctgagtgactccagccaggtctcctaagcaaccaaattggcccggttgctagggagggtcgtggagtgtagcatgagcctccacatgctgtgagtctccacagtgtcatgcacaacgagtcacgtgataagatgcgcagattgacggtctcagaagtggaagcaactgagacttatcctccgccacccggattgaggtgagtaaccgtgccaccacgaggacctactaagtagtgggaattgggcattccaaattgggagaaaaggggatataaatttttttttatgttttctaatttaacgctgcccctttaaattctttggccagttcatgaataatttatttgattgtatatgatttatttgaaagaattaaaagaacagtgtcatgtctatccttgtatttttcatctggttgggGTTGATACgggttttaaaaagtaataagtaatgtaattactaatctaattacactgtagaagatgtaattagtaattaCTTTTATAGAGTAACTTACGCAACACTGATCGAGCAGCTGAATGAactctccctgctttggggacaagtttaatttgcaagattggagcaagtatctcattttattaaatgcatccacgagaCACCGCTGAATatgtgtaatatctgatataatgtgggctgaaatagctgtgATGCCCACACTCTGCCAGTCTCCCCATACCTGGGAGCACCcaatctcaaaactgttctggcggattgtgaggacccactttatcgaccagctgtgggttaaacacttccgaatgacaagcgctatgttcaaagaattgtgtgccatggtCAGACCTTTcagtgggctagtcacatcaagctatcgcacacaggggcgtagattccaggtcccccccccccaaataatcaaatcaagcaagtacaacccccccaatatttatccCATGATCAATCGAAACTTGTAAATTCTTCATACTGTCACCCCTCCAATCTTCGGGGGgcaaaatacgctggctaccatccctggagttcgctagttcgccagggtgtgctgagtgactccagccaggtctcctaagcaaccaaattggcctggttgctagggagggtagagtcacatggggtaacctccttgtggtttgttctcggtggggcgcatggtgagttgagcgtggttgccgtggtggatggcgtgaagcctctatgtctccgtggcaacaagctcaacaagtcatgtgataagatgcgcgggttgacggtctcagacgcagaggcaactgggattcgtcctctgccacccggactgtggcgaatcactacgccaccacaaggacttaaaaagcacattgggaattgggcattccaaactgggagaaaaatgggaaaaatccaaaaagaaataaaaacaatgttcaagccaaatctacgcacttgatcgcacactcataactcatgcacgaatggtcaaaacatgtcATCGTTTTGCAAATAAACCACTTCCATGCTTTCCATGGAATTCTAATGCACAATTTCAACatgcgcataaaaatagttggatggaaacccacctgATCGTTCACAGCAAGacctgaggcctgtaccatgaagccgctttcggtggctagccaggtaagttttggtttagtttgcctcaacccaaggttttaggtaccatgaaagttggCTTTCAGCAGTGTTCATCGCCATAACAACTTACACAACACATACTATCTGGATTACAGACtgtaacagatgctgaaccaatcagatgtgagtaaaatgacatctctgacGCAATCAAGCCACTCCcccgtgtctcttaaagcacactttacaaataaaatctcagaaatccacaaaatcgtctctttatgataaattatttatttgagaatgtAAATGTAGagtgttgtgtttttattttaaatgaattgcttttcatttaccctctttagccacagcaaaaaatatctttgaaaatataaacataatacattaggctatctataaaactgccagtaagatggattaatatgatacctgcaaaaaataatagtttttaaaatattaaaaatgaaagattgctatggaaaggggtgaacgccacccaaaccccttctatCTTTCATGGACttgagatgaacatacagtattttatttgaaGTTATAATAATTTAAGCAATATAAGCACGTCTTATTATTGGATACCAATTtattttgcatacagtattccaaatgctcactttttaattaatcaatagtagccttttttatgctttttttattttcctttattttttgcTAAAGACAGTGAacaaattgtacatcaagaaagagaaattttgacattttgaataaccatatcaaataaataacgtgtaattcattcattcacgttatattttatttcaaataaaatggaaagaaagttaaggcatcgccttcttttatttaaatattaaatgagataggatacctcatattttaactaattataattttgttcaaaaatcaagaatctgaaggaaacaatctaaattaatttataatatttttaagcaaatcccatttatttatttttattccagacttttattattaatttcaaaTGTTACTTTTtccatttggtatatttccaaaatcatttCTCTCCATCTATGAAACTGTGGGGGTTTAAAGCTGCTCttctgattaccctaaatatatttaaatatatgttttatttcttaaggacaatggcattttacccaaaataaggttttctgcATGTATTTCTATTGcacagttaaatattaaattaacctgtctaatcacttcattccaataaTTTGTCAATTTAAAGCACTTGtatagaatttgactgtaatgagaCTTTAATTCTCCataatttctccaacaatccccttttaccatTTACTTAgaataacaggtgttataaaCAATCTCATTTATTCAGAATGTCCCGTATATCTCTTTCAAACGCACTCTTTAAAAttcataacatttttattggattagttgtacagtatgtgtcaattatataatgtattaatggatgcatttccttttttatttcttttactttaacttctgttaataaatatcttcttacctgtaaataattacaaaaaattgcATAATTGTTGCTAGGTTTGAAAGATATCCTTTACCAGTGAACAGTTGCTGATATCTGCCCAAAACTTCCATGTATTATCGAATCAATTCAGCATGCAATTaggatctttagcaatttcttgtaaaCTAATCATCtttcttaattttactatttttctaaccaaattctaaaagtactattaatacaaatatgatctaataatttaaatgtgttgctttaacagggatatactaatagaTTCCCACATTTCCATCTTCCTTTATTTCGCTTTATATTCTTCGTTCATCCGAATCAATAAaggttgaatttgggcagctttataatcatttattaaattaGTGAATTCTAGTCCTCCGAGCCTTTTTGACAGCTTAAAAATTTTAAGACTAATTCTAGGTTTCCTGTTATCCACTGTTAAAGATTTTCCTGTCAAAAAACTGTAAAcagccagcatgttactgtaaaattaacggtgtcttgctgttgctgaaattaacagcttgatactgtttttacagctacagtatacagctgtaatttagcagcatatagctgtcaaattacatactatctacggttgttgaaattaacagctaagttcccagcatgcactgcggcatgaagaaattacttcgattatttactatttactggtttattttgacgaAGTTGTTTTTgcagtctaagttacttgtattttaatgttcagattttacttttttatgtaaaagtatgtttgttaattgtcaccattgttgtgttttttatGCAGAGagttgaattgtgtgtgtgtctttataagAACAGGAGTTATGCTGTAAATTCATCAAAAACATCAGACACTCAAATTGCtgatactgtttttgtttttatgtgtagtgcatcactattgccacatatagtgccattggCAAGGTAGGATCCGAcattcagtctgaccttaggttttgtcttccaagtagcacagtgcaacaacttgtgttttacttcgacacaaattgactggctggaagaacataatataataatatttatatttacggtccaaggtgccagctcaagagaacactaatcaccataatggtgacttcaaacaaaacacaactattcataacaaaacaacaacactaaataaaactaagacttctattaagtctgaataaaaacttttgtaaggtatttttttttaattttattttagccccaatgcattgccagagcatacatacttattcaagctaGATAAAAGGCTTATGGGGATTTCACCATTATAACACACAATgtacttctcattagacagacatgtgaaggctgatgtgagttAAAGAACAGGGGAGTCAGAAGCATCATGAACACTCACCATGTGCCACAAACTTGAACTTTCATGGGGGTTTTAAAATatacgtttcaaaatgtcactagctttcaccaagatgatatcatgattttgaatgttccttttcccctaatgccttgcatagaacagctatttaccgtaaaactagtaGCTTTATAGTGagactgctcttgatctcccagaattctgtatttaagaatcacagtagattgctgtaggaactTGGCCATAAATTTACAGCGATTTTTTAGTGTCCCGTATATATTTACAAAGTGGTTTATTTCGTAGTCTTAAACCACTTTTTGATACAGTAACTGAtagattttgaaaaaggaaaataaatcttTATCGTAATCAATAGTTGCcgatatttatttgtaatagatttcaattcaaataaatataaaagcttttatattttaaataaatgtaagcttgtgtgttcttgttgtgagcctatatgaattcacttatgcattgatataccagctgttttatattgtttttattacatGAAGATTTAgtttgcagcagtcctcttgagctctcatAGCAGCCAATGTTTgttcttgttgtgtaaatgtctttaatcgCTTCATCTTTTTAcagctgtgtaaatgcatttgaattttttttatatttttaaaacaatgtcttgtgcACAGCTTATTTTTATAAGAATGAATCGCATAAGAGTGAACTGCGTTCTCTCACACGATTGGTTGTGTGCTGCAAACATCACTCGTTCATGTGCACGAGCGTGTGATCTAATCCTAAAGTCAGGATCGAAGCCTGAGTTGAccgagaaagttgatgagctgcatcatggtgCCAATTAAGcctgaaaccaatcctgaaatCCTGAGATCGTTCAGCGACCTTCATGGCACAGGCCTCAAGAAAGTGCAAAATAAAAGCCCATGAGCTTCTTTGAATCACTATCAATGATACTTTCTCTCATACACACATTAAACCGTCACAAATACAACAAGCAAAAAAAGCTACATTGTGTGCACATTCACTTTGCAAAGTCCCACATTCAGGTAATAATGCACAATCTGCCGATCAGTTCGCTCGGCTAGTCAACATGCCCCACAGACACCGAGAGCGCTGAATCGCTCATGACAGCTGTCGCCCCGTGATGGACATCCAGGTCAAGCTGAGCTGGCAGTGAGCGAGTGATGATGGAGGATTGTGGGATTTGTTGGTTTTCTCACACTGGTCATGTGAGCGGTGATGTAATGCATGGTGTCGTACAGAGTCTCTGATGGTCTCTAGCTTTTCCTCAGACTGACGTCTGTGCTGGTGAGCAGCGGAGAGAGAGATGTGCTGTCAGACGTGTCGTTGCTCTTCAGCACCAGAAACGCCTCGCGACTGATGCCCAACAGCTCGCGCAGACCACTGTTCTCCAGCTATAGACACAAAACGATAATCATCATATGATCCATCACATCAAAACTTCATTCCACAAGGCTCATCTCACCTCCAGTCGTTTAATTCTCTCTTCATCATCACACAGTCGCCCTTCATCCACTTCGATGGCTTTCCTCATCACTGTGGCCATTTCATTAATCTTTTCAATGTGCACTTGCATCTCCTGCCACACAAACAGAGCAAACACTCCATAAGCTCGTAGAAATTATGCTATTTTAATAATCCTTTAAACAGACTTACCATTACCATAGTATTCATTTTTTAGCTTTTTCATTCAACCTTTATTTTAGTCTCGAGAAGTCATTGAGGGCACGCCCTCATTTTCAGTGATGTCGAGATTACAATTTTGTTTGTGTGGTAATTACAGGCCGTGTTTATTGTAAGCTGCACTTGCACTGAAACATTGTGTTGCAGAAATGTGTTCAGGACTGACATTAGTATGTTGTTCTCTGAGCTGGGTGACTATAGCAGGATCGTCTCTCTTGCCGGCCATCACAAGGCGAAACACTTGCTCTCTGTATTTACTCATGATCACCTCCAGCGCAGACTGATGCTCCTCTAGTGATGTGCGCAACTCTGCAGAGAGAGAGGCACAtattagatttacatttacatttacaacagATCTACTGTTGAAACAACCCTATAAACACACCTTTATTTTCCTGTTGCAGTTCCCGTATTTGCCGGTTTTCCTGCTGGATGCCCATGACCAGAGCAGAGCGCGGCCGATGTCTCGCCACCTGGTTCAGCCCCTCAATCTCTTCCTGATACTGAGAACACACGGGTTAACGGTGAGCCTCTGTCTCATGGCCTACAGGGCCATTAATGTGACCCCTTTTTATACCTGTTTCATGGCCTCCACTCTCTTGTTCAGTAGTGTGGTTTGTTCTATCAGGATCTCAGCAGCATTGTCATGATGCCGGAGTCTCTCCACAAGCGATTTGGCATCGGCCAGTACCTTCTCAAGCGTACAGGTCATTCCTGACGCACACAAGACACAGGTTTATGACCATGATCAtgatttaatttatatcattCAGCTCGAGGGGTTTAAAAACCTCCGCGTGGCTGGAGGTGCATGAACACAAAGTATATaggattttctttaaaaacataaaaacgaATATGCATTTCCTTTGTGATACGATATTTCCAGCTGTATGTAATGAGCTTGCTACAATATACAATCTTCTGATGATCAGAGCAGTGGAGTTGTCCACTTAGATGGCTTTTTCTGCTGCTATTGTTttgtggcttaaaggaatattccgagttcaatacaagttaagctcaatcgacagtatttgtggcataatgttgattaccacaaaaaaataatttcgactcgtccctccttttcttcaaaaaagcaaaaatctgggttccagtgaggcccttacaatggaagtcaatggggccaaagcataaacgttaaaatactcactgtttcaatagtATAGACACATAGCCATAAACAATATGCacgttaatatgattttagtgtgataaaatccattatatccaatattacaactttgttgccatgacaacgaaacgccacaaaccctaaaacgaccatcaAAGCTACTATTTAAAcgttacatcttaaataatacacaagtattaacagatgaattaatgaaagtgatttaaaaaaattgtaagcttcacatttctgtctttaaagcctccaaaaacttggccccattgacttccattgtaagagtctcactggaacacagatgtttgcttttttatagaaaatgagggacgagtcaaaattaatttttgtggtaatcaatattatgccacaaatgctgtcgattgagcttaactcattttgaacccggaatattcctttaaatattcgtGATAAATGACTGTATTGATCAATCCTGTCTctttcaaataattaaataattcatagTAAATTCTTGATTGCTTTGGGCCATTACTTAACAGAACCTGGAGTAACATATGCTTGATTCCCAACGATCTTAACGCTCTGATTAGATGAAATCTTTCTCTTTCATATACAACACAGTTTAGAAGTATATGCCTTACCTTATCTGCAGCTACGGCTCAGTTTAGAACACTTCCTGTTGCTTTAGCCGTGACGTCATTTTAGCCCGCGCAAGTGCATCTGGGAAATGTAGGAACTAAACAGTCTTGACTACCGAGTACGTCCACATGGGGCCGCAATCTTAAGGTTTATTAAATTCCGTACATATTACAAGAGCCATATTATTGTCTATTGTTCTTTAAATATCTGACCTTATAATTCCATTACAAAGCTGTTGAGGTTCTTTCACAACTTGAGTTTAAGAGTTTTATAGATTGGGTtcggattt
This genomic window contains:
- the LOC127436455 gene encoding FGFR1 oncogene partner 2 homolog — translated: MTCTLEKVLADAKSLVERLRHHDNAAEILIEQTTLLNKRVEAMKQYQEEIEGLNQVARHRPRSALVMGIQQENRQIRELQQENKELRTSLEEHQSALEVIMSKYREQVFRLVMAGKRDDPAIVTQLREQHTNEMQVHIEKINEMATVMRKAIEVDEGRLCDDEERIKRLELENSGLRELLGISREAFLVLKSNDTSDSTSLSPLLTSTDVSLRKS